The DNA window AGCCAAAGTTAGTAatcattttgaaattaaaacacTTGATTGCCAATATCTTTTTGGGATGGAAGGAAGGCAGAACCTTGATGCTACAAGAAAGTGCTTGCTAGCTAGCTTGGAAACATCAAGTGCTATTGGTTCTGCATTAGATGAATCTGAATCAAGATTGGAGCTTCTTCGCCAGCGATGTCAATCCCTGCAAACTTCATTCAGACCAATCTCCATGCAGAAATGCTCGTTCATGGACGTTGGCTATGGTATAGATAGTGTTCTATGTTCTGCTGCTGCTGTCCTCAAGGTGTTTGAATTTGTGCAGCATTTGGAGAATTCTCCATTGACTGACCCTGGTTCCGATCTATGCTCTTACGTCTCAGATGCCAAGAAGCTTGAAGAAGCCTTGAAGCTTTTCACTGATAATTGCACGTTAGCAATTGGCTGGTTGCAGGGTGTTCTTGACTTCTTACAAGACAAAGCGATCACCAATGAGTTTTACCTCTTTCAGGTGAAGAAATCTTTGAGGATACTGCGAGAATTGCAAGCCGTGGAAGAGGGAGTTCGCATCAATGGAGGTTTTCCCAGTGCAGCCTTAGACAATCTAGAGACTGAGTTCCAAAGACTTCTGATGGCAAACTCAATGCCCATTCCTTTGGTTTCGTTAGGATCACACGTCGCAACACAAGCTTTGCCAGGTTCTGTTATGGGGAAGTTGCAGGCCATCATTGAGCGGTTAAATGCAAACAGCAGGCTAGCCAAGTGTAAGTCTATATATGTTGAAGTTCGAGGGACGAATGCTCAAAGAACTTTGAACACTTTAGGCTTGAGATTCCTACAGCTAAATTTGAGGATGTCAGGGAAATAGCGAGTTACATAGACCAATGGGGCATTGATTTGGAGTTGGTTGTCAAGAACGTTCTTGATACTGAGTACATGCTATCTTGCCGTGTCTTTGAGAAGATTGGCCGAGAGGCATCAACTGAATGTTTTGCCAGGATCGCCATCAGATCAGGAATTCTTTCTTTCATTCTATTTGGAAGGAATGTTTCAGAGAGTAGAAATGATCCCTACAAGTTGTTGAACATGCTAGACATATTCAGTGTGTTAGATGATCTTAGACTAAAATTCAACCAACTTTTTGGGGGGAAAGCCTGTGAAGAAATTAGAATCGCGACAAAGGATCTTGTAACCAAAGTTTTTAATGGTGCCTGTGAGATATTCTAGCAACTTCTGGCGCAAGTGAAGCTGCAAAGGCCAAGTTTTC is part of the Arachis duranensis cultivar V14167 chromosome 1, aradu.V14167.gnm2.J7QH, whole genome shotgun sequence genome and encodes:
- the LOC107471556 gene encoding uncharacterized protein LOC107471556 isoform X1, with product MEGRQNLDATRKCLLASLETSSAIGSALDESESRLELLRQRCQSLQTSFRPISMQKCSFMDVGYGIDSVLCSAAAVLKVFEFVQHLENSPLTDPGSDLCSYVSDAKKLEEALKLFTDNCTLAIGWLQGVLDFLQDKAITNEFYLFQVKKSLRILRELQAVEEGVRINGGFPSAALDNLETEFQRLLMANSMPIPLVSLGSHVATQALPGSVMGKLQAIIERLNANSRLAKCKSIYVEVRGTNAQRTLNTLGLRFLQLNLRMSGK